The following coding sequences are from one Nitrosopumilaceae archaeon window:
- a CDS encoding S-methyl-5'-thioadenosine phosphorylase, with amino-acid sequence MEQAEIGIFGGTGIYDSGLLTESKEITIDTPFGKTSDSITVGLFKGKKVAFMPRHGRKHTIPPHLINFRANIWAFKEMGIKRIIAPSAVGSLKPDLKPGDFVLPSQFIDFTKSRKYSFFEGEKVVHISVADPFCPELQDAASRAADKINLKIHKNCTYVCIEGPRFSTRAESKFYKEVIGADIIGMTLVPECQLAREAQICYASISTVTDYDVWADKPVTAKEVLETLSKNVETTKKILTLIPDLIPQQRNCSCEKALTEAQF; translated from the coding sequence ATGGAACAAGCAGAAATAGGCATATTTGGTGGAACCGGAATTTATGATTCTGGTCTACTGACTGAAAGCAAAGAAATTACTATTGATACTCCATTTGGAAAGACGTCAGATTCTATAACAGTAGGACTTTTCAAAGGCAAAAAAGTTGCATTTATGCCACGGCATGGAAGAAAACATACGATTCCACCTCATTTAATTAATTTCAGAGCTAACATTTGGGCTTTCAAAGAAATGGGCATAAAAAGAATAATTGCACCTTCCGCAGTAGGAAGTCTAAAACCAGATCTCAAGCCTGGAGATTTTGTCTTACCATCACAATTTATTGATTTTACAAAGTCAAGAAAGTATTCTTTTTTTGAGGGAGAGAAGGTAGTTCACATATCTGTTGCGGATCCTTTTTGTCCAGAACTTCAAGATGCGGCAAGCAGAGCTGCAGATAAAATAAATTTAAAGATTCATAAAAATTGCACATATGTTTGCATAGAAGGACCTAGATTTTCAACACGTGCTGAATCAAAATTCTATAAAGAGGTAATAGGAGCTGACATTATAGGCATGACTTTGGTACCAGAATGTCAACTTGCCAGAGAAGCTCAAATATGTTATGCTTCAATTTCAACTGTCACAGATTATGATGTATGGGCAGATAAACCAGTAACTGCAAAAGAAGTTTTGGAAACATTATCAAAAAATGTTGAAACTACAAAGAAAATTCTCACTCTTATTCCTGATTTAATACCACAACAAAGAAATTGTTCTTGTGAAAAGGCGTTAACAGAAGCTCAGTTTTAA
- a CDS encoding adenine phosphoribosyltransferase, translating into MNLKEKIAEIPDFPKKGILFRDISPLLRDPSALSLVVDEFAKLYHTNEIDVIAGIESRGFPLACALALRYNKGMIMIRKQGKLPGATRKISYNIEYGSATMEIQNDAIKKGEKVLICDDLLATGGTAKAAAKLVEKIGGTVTGFAFIIELTDLKGSKEIKSYRHESLVKY; encoded by the coding sequence GTGAATCTTAAAGAAAAAATTGCAGAAATACCAGATTTTCCTAAAAAGGGAATTTTGTTTCGTGATATCAGTCCTCTACTAAGAGATCCATCTGCTCTCTCGCTAGTTGTGGATGAATTTGCTAAACTTTACCATACAAATGAGATCGATGTAATTGCAGGAATTGAATCAAGAGGTTTTCCCCTAGCTTGTGCACTTGCATTAAGATATAACAAAGGAATGATAATGATACGCAAACAAGGAAAGTTGCCAGGAGCTACTAGGAAAATTTCCTATAACATAGAATATGGAAGTGCTACAATGGAAATTCAAAACGATGCCATAAAAAAAGGAGAAAAAGTACTCATTTGTGACGATCTATTAGCTACTGGCGGAACAGCAAAGGCTGCAGCTAAACTAGTTGAGAAAATTGGTGGCACCGTAACTGGATTTGCATTTATAATAGAATTAACGGATCTAAAAGGTTCAAAAGAAATTAAAAGCTACAGGCATGAATCACTAGTGAAATACTAA